One genomic segment of Chitinophaga parva includes these proteins:
- the mnmE gene encoding tRNA uridine-5-carboxymethylaminomethyl(34) synthesis GTPase MnmE: MLGKLAGFDDTIVALATAPGIGAIAVIRLSGKDAVRITNELFPSKNLEAQPTHTLHFGSIVYQGRILDEVVVSLYRGPKSYTGEEVVEISCHGSPYIQQQIIDACVACGARLAKPGEFTQRAFLNGKLDLTQAESVADLIASNSAASHQTAMQQMRGGFSHALKDLREQLITFSSLIELELDFSEEDVAFADRTRLYTLVSAAMTQVQQLIDSFQMGNVIKNGVSTAIVGKPNAGKSTLLNTLLNENRAIVSDIAGTTRDTIEEVLNIGGILFRLIDTAGIRESDDTIESIGVQKTMEKIREAGIVVYLFDVNEMSVEEVQEQVDVFVASGVNYLLIGNKADIRGEEFYASKFAAIPGVLFISAKTHTHIQEVKDALLHKVMSGDVRTGDTIVTNARHYAALQEVMKALRDVKAGMDRQLPGDLLALDIRLCLHWLGEITGEVTNEDRLDYIFSKFCIGK; the protein is encoded by the coding sequence ATGTTAGGTAAACTGGCAGGATTTGATGATACGATCGTGGCGCTGGCCACCGCGCCGGGCATAGGCGCCATCGCGGTGATACGCCTGAGTGGTAAGGACGCTGTGCGCATTACCAACGAATTGTTCCCGTCTAAAAACCTGGAGGCGCAGCCCACCCATACCCTGCATTTTGGGAGCATCGTGTACCAGGGGCGCATCCTCGATGAGGTAGTGGTGAGCCTGTACCGCGGCCCCAAATCCTATACTGGGGAAGAAGTGGTGGAGATATCCTGCCACGGATCGCCCTACATCCAGCAGCAGATCATTGATGCCTGTGTGGCATGCGGCGCGCGGCTGGCCAAACCGGGCGAGTTTACCCAACGCGCTTTCCTGAATGGGAAACTGGACCTCACCCAGGCGGAATCTGTAGCCGACCTGATTGCCAGCAACTCCGCCGCATCGCACCAAACGGCCATGCAACAGATGCGGGGCGGGTTTTCCCACGCGCTGAAAGATCTGCGGGAACAATTGATCACTTTTTCATCGCTCATAGAACTGGAACTGGATTTCAGTGAAGAAGATGTAGCGTTTGCAGACCGTACCCGTCTATACACATTGGTGTCTGCCGCCATGACCCAGGTGCAGCAACTGATCGATTCTTTCCAGATGGGTAACGTGATCAAGAACGGGGTGAGCACCGCTATTGTAGGTAAACCCAACGCCGGTAAATCCACCCTGCTCAATACCCTGCTCAATGAGAACCGTGCCATTGTGAGCGACATTGCCGGCACTACCCGCGATACGATTGAAGAAGTGCTGAACATAGGCGGCATCCTCTTCCGCCTGATCGATACCGCCGGTATCCGTGAAAGCGATGACACCATTGAAAGCATCGGGGTACAGAAGACCATGGAAAAGATCCGGGAAGCCGGTATTGTAGTGTACCTTTTTGATGTGAATGAAATGAGCGTGGAGGAGGTGCAGGAGCAGGTGGACGTCTTTGTGGCCTCCGGGGTCAATTACCTGTTGATCGGGAACAAGGCGGATATCAGGGGCGAGGAATTCTATGCATCGAAATTTGCGGCTATTCCGGGCGTTCTATTTATTTCTGCCAAGACGCATACCCATATCCAGGAAGTGAAGGATGCACTGTTGCACAAAGTCATGAGCGGGGATGTGCGCACCGGCGATACCATTGTGACCAATGCGCGGCACTATGCGGCGCTCCAGGAGGTAATGAAGGCCTTGCGGGATGTGAAGGCGGGGATGGACCGCCAATTGCCGGGGGATCTGCTGGCGCTGGATATACGGCTTTGTTTGCATTGGCTTGGGGAGATTACCGGGGAGGTGACGAATGAGGACAGGTTGGATTATATATTTTCTAAGTTTTGTATCGGGAAATAA
- a CDS encoding DUF4209 domain-containing protein — protein sequence MAQHDTVLKMLAEFDANQLNPIRDDLEIARMIRAALPENEEFEPLVLAELYVFSLLEDNEYGKSNWQTYFGPELKFTVDGQTFEAISLDKITKEVVDYWERRTEQCSNPILKSRYAGVVWEFSKKIRNTKADFNKVGVAYISSLLQAGQAGRYVYSQTVLKKLSRGLSLAIGFKNDAFKNQAIESIRKYVNDHGDKPGIWRYNYDLIVKENFKEVDASVIKEIVDDLEQKLSISLTSNSNGLPELNSTHVAMDRLLDYYKRLNDKSNIKRLLDKLAAAYETVISSSPPIQAIHLLGKMQEYYKSNNFFAEATECYKRIQSLSPAVLDAMVPIGTEFKMSKDVIDEFVAKCLSGDIAEVLTRLGVVFIPTKDANLSVFGGTGISALLTRSLHDGTGRTVAKVGPLSTDISGNEVTNISTNMSFGSVLLHFCMKAGKEQLLLTLENIMEYLKHSCLIAPDRYGLVEKGIAAYLEGDFVTALHILIPQFESACLKLVELNGGSIWREGKNGGDNIRILDDVLRDGKFIEAFGEDESLYFRVLFTDQRGWNLRNKVCHGMMKTDSFDSRKADRVFVAFLLLGHIRFLEFEPRQNQD from the coding sequence ATGGCACAACATGATACCGTCTTAAAAATGCTGGCGGAGTTTGACGCTAACCAGCTAAATCCCATCAGGGATGACCTGGAAATTGCCAGGATGATCAGAGCCGCATTGCCGGAAAATGAAGAATTTGAGCCCTTGGTTCTCGCCGAGCTGTACGTATTTTCTTTATTAGAGGATAACGAATACGGCAAGTCGAACTGGCAGACGTATTTCGGCCCCGAATTGAAATTTACGGTGGATGGGCAAACGTTTGAAGCGATTTCGTTGGATAAGATTACCAAAGAGGTGGTTGATTATTGGGAAAGGCGTACAGAGCAATGTTCCAATCCTATTCTGAAGAGCAGATATGCTGGAGTAGTTTGGGAGTTCTCAAAAAAAATAAGAAATACTAAAGCGGACTTCAATAAAGTGGGCGTTGCTTATATCAGCAGTTTACTTCAAGCTGGCCAAGCCGGTCGCTATGTGTATTCACAAACTGTTCTTAAGAAATTATCAAGAGGGCTTTCCCTTGCTATTGGGTTTAAAAATGATGCTTTCAAGAATCAGGCAATTGAAAGTATAAGAAAATATGTGAATGACCATGGAGATAAGCCAGGCATCTGGCGTTACAATTACGATTTAATTGTCAAAGAGAACTTTAAAGAAGTTGATGCGTCAGTTATAAAAGAGATTGTTGATGATCTGGAGCAAAAATTGTCCATAAGTCTCACTTCAAACAGCAACGGACTGCCAGAATTAAATAGTACACATGTAGCCATGGACAGGCTTTTGGACTATTATAAAAGATTAAATGACAAATCAAATATTAAACGCCTTCTTGATAAACTAGCAGCGGCATATGAAACTGTAATATCATCATCGCCTCCCATACAAGCGATTCATTTGTTAGGCAAAATGCAGGAATATTATAAATCCAACAATTTTTTCGCAGAAGCAACTGAGTGTTACAAAAGAATACAATCGTTGAGTCCTGCGGTGCTTGATGCAATGGTACCCATAGGTACGGAGTTCAAAATGTCTAAAGATGTTATCGACGAATTTGTTGCAAAGTGTTTGTCGGGAGATATTGCTGAAGTTTTAACACGGTTGGGTGTTGTATTTATTCCTACAAAGGATGCGAACCTTTCAGTATTTGGAGGCACCGGTATTTCAGCATTACTGACTAGAAGTCTACATGATGGCACCGGTAGAACAGTGGCTAAAGTAGGGCCTTTGAGCACTGACATTTCCGGTAATGAAGTTACGAATATATCGACAAACATGTCTTTTGGGTCGGTATTGCTTCATTTCTGCATGAAGGCAGGAAAGGAACAGTTATTGCTAACCTTGGAAAATATCATGGAATATTTAAAACATTCCTGTTTAATTGCTCCAGATCGGTATGGGCTGGTTGAAAAGGGGATCGCGGCTTACCTTGAAGGAGACTTCGTGACTGCTCTTCATATTTTAATCCCACAATTTGAATCGGCCTGTTTAAAATTAGTAGAATTGAACGGCGGAAGTATTTGGAGGGAGGGTAAGAATGGTGGCGATAATATTAGAATTTTAGATGATGTTTTGCGGGATGGGAAATTCATAGAAGCTTTTGGGGAAGACGAATCTTTATATTTCAGGGTTTTGTTTACCGACCAGCGGGGATGGAATCTCCGGAATAAAGTTTGCCACGGTATGATGAAAACGGACAGTTTTGATTCCCGGAAGGCTGACCGTGTTTTTGTTGCCTTCCTGCTTCTCGGGCATATCAGATTCCTGGAATTTGAACCTCGTCAGAATCAAGACTGA
- a CDS encoding energy transducer TonB translates to MDAINITQNDFLDVLFDNRNKDYGAYNLRRYYERRMRNAVGITAGILLAMTGAYVVSNIMAKSHPAELAAVRPKVTTLTEIPIDPAEKLTAPPPPAAAAAPRALKPMIQNTPPAVVPDDTKDITPPPTQKEMEGKVIGSITTPGDVNGADIDAPVDLAGGGGNGVVEAPATTEGTNNHPFTFVELMPSFPGGEDALAKFLRNNVRYPSVAQENGIQGIVSVQFVVTTDGTIQGVKVIGATHGGGLEDEALRVVRKMPKWRPGRQNGRDVAVYFTLPIRFVMQDQ, encoded by the coding sequence ATGGACGCTATCAACATTACCCAAAACGACTTCCTCGACGTATTGTTTGACAACCGGAACAAAGACTATGGTGCCTATAACCTGCGCCGGTATTATGAACGCCGCATGCGCAACGCAGTGGGCATCACTGCTGGTATATTGCTGGCAATGACGGGCGCTTATGTGGTAAGCAATATCATGGCAAAGAGCCACCCCGCTGAGTTGGCGGCGGTAAGACCCAAGGTGACCACTTTGACGGAAATACCCATTGACCCTGCGGAAAAATTAACAGCGCCCCCACCGCCTGCTGCAGCAGCAGCCCCCCGCGCCCTGAAGCCCATGATCCAGAACACACCGCCTGCGGTGGTACCCGATGATACCAAGGACATTACCCCGCCACCCACACAGAAGGAAATGGAGGGCAAAGTGATCGGCAGCATAACAACACCAGGGGATGTGAACGGTGCCGATATTGACGCCCCGGTAGACCTGGCTGGTGGTGGCGGCAATGGCGTAGTAGAGGCGCCTGCCACTACAGAAGGCACCAATAATCATCCTTTTACGTTTGTAGAGCTGATGCCCAGCTTTCCCGGTGGGGAGGATGCACTGGCTAAGTTCCTGCGCAATAATGTGCGCTATCCGTCTGTAGCACAGGAAAATGGCATACAGGGTATTGTTTCCGTGCAGTTTGTAGTGACCACGGATGGAACGATCCAGGGCGTGAAAGTGATAGGCGCCACCCATGGCGGAGGCCTGGAGGATGAAGCCCTGCGCGTGGTGCGGAAAATGCCGAAATGGAGACCGGGCAGGCAGAATGGGAGAGACGTAGCGGTGTACTTCACCTTACCCATACGGTTTGTGATGCAGGATCAGTGA
- a CDS encoding M4 family metallopeptidase, translated as MKYIFTCITVLFFLHARLYAQHTFLDSDTAANGKYRNMILDVKQHPVPAARSAEFLRSALKLQGHDSLRLKTVLESSGRTHQVYEQYYKGFRVPTGGYSVHIHDGVIETANGTIQDVGDPSLQVMVDESTALKLALAAVPAKVYGWQDEATMKSYREAVRDPQASLYPKGELILFRDDSILHAFRLAYQFHVYAALPLQDYNVFIDAQTGRVLAKRNLICFTNTAASGQSLYSGYVYFTSDSYGTGQYRLMESRSTNSRTATIHTYNNASGSGAEFSQTSTTWPTDAGLDVHWGTEKVFDYWASVRSRNSYDNAGSTLNGYVHTSLTALGYPDNDNAFWNPTVHAMYYGDGTTQFKAVVALDVIAHEIGHGVTQYTAGLNSSSEDAALNEGLSDIWASVIEYNSGTYKQYWTIGEEIMKNGQPYLRSLQNPKANSYPEYYHGTYWDYSNEPHKNSTVFSHWFYLLANGGNANNEAGNHYNVTGQGVNGAADIVWAAQTGYMSTVTSYADMRNATINAATALYGAQSCQVRDVTYAWYAVGVGTAPPDANMLISGANAFCSTAAYTISGVPAGQTVTWSLNTTSYASLAASGNAVTLTKTAQGPMVLTASLPYCITASKSVSTQPLMNLSSAMNGSCNGSYQDWLISASPNMPLSNYVWTAQPSGTNSSINIYNPSGSSSYVSVRGGGGITITAKDACNENVQDGVTVYAPCPQSFAFSLSPNPAVSTVNIQPRSSTDVMAEKLAVTPQITQVNVYDQMGNRVRQQKVAGTSTVQINVSGLRLGYYTVEIEYNNKQKERQQIIVGSGQ; from the coding sequence ATGAAGTACATTTTTACATGCATCACCGTGCTGTTTTTTTTGCACGCGCGTTTGTACGCCCAGCACACATTCCTGGACAGCGATACGGCTGCAAACGGGAAATACCGTAACATGATCCTGGATGTAAAACAACATCCGGTGCCCGCCGCCCGGTCGGCTGAGTTCTTAAGATCCGCATTGAAATTGCAGGGACATGACAGCCTGCGTTTGAAAACGGTCCTGGAATCCAGCGGGCGTACGCACCAGGTGTACGAACAGTATTACAAGGGATTCCGCGTTCCCACCGGCGGATATTCCGTGCACATTCACGATGGCGTTATTGAAACCGCCAATGGAACTATCCAGGACGTGGGTGACCCCTCGCTGCAGGTAATGGTGGATGAAAGTACTGCCTTAAAGCTAGCCCTGGCGGCGGTTCCCGCCAAGGTGTATGGCTGGCAGGACGAGGCCACCATGAAAAGTTACCGGGAGGCGGTCCGCGATCCACAGGCAAGTTTATATCCCAAGGGTGAATTGATCCTCTTCCGGGACGACAGTATCCTGCATGCATTCCGCCTGGCTTACCAGTTCCATGTATATGCCGCATTGCCTTTGCAGGATTACAATGTCTTTATCGATGCGCAAACAGGCCGGGTATTGGCAAAACGGAACCTGATCTGTTTTACCAATACCGCTGCTTCCGGCCAATCGCTCTACAGTGGGTACGTATATTTCACTTCTGATTCATACGGTACCGGCCAGTATCGCCTGATGGAAAGCCGTAGCACGAACAGTCGCACTGCTACGATCCATACTTATAACAACGCGTCCGGCAGCGGGGCAGAATTCAGCCAGACATCCACTACCTGGCCTACGGACGCGGGATTGGACGTACACTGGGGCACGGAAAAAGTGTTTGACTACTGGGCTTCAGTAAGAAGTCGCAACAGCTATGATAATGCCGGTAGTACGCTGAATGGCTATGTGCATACCAGCCTCACCGCACTGGGATATCCGGACAATGACAATGCTTTCTGGAATCCTACCGTACATGCTATGTATTACGGCGACGGCACCACGCAGTTTAAGGCGGTGGTAGCGCTGGATGTTATTGCGCATGAGATCGGGCATGGGGTTACACAGTACACCGCCGGGTTGAACAGCAGCTCGGAGGACGCCGCGCTGAATGAAGGCCTGAGCGATATCTGGGCCAGCGTGATCGAGTACAACAGCGGTACCTATAAGCAGTACTGGACCATTGGGGAAGAGATCATGAAAAACGGGCAGCCTTACCTGCGTTCCCTGCAAAACCCCAAGGCAAACAGCTATCCTGAATATTATCATGGTACCTATTGGGACTACTCCAACGAGCCGCATAAGAACAGCACCGTGTTCAGTCACTGGTTTTACCTGCTGGCGAACGGGGGCAATGCCAATAATGAAGCAGGCAATCACTATAATGTGACCGGCCAGGGTGTGAATGGTGCCGCAGACATTGTCTGGGCTGCGCAAACCGGTTATATGTCCACTGTGACCAGCTATGCAGACATGCGCAATGCCACCATCAATGCCGCTACTGCATTGTATGGCGCCCAAAGCTGCCAGGTAAGGGACGTTACTTACGCATGGTATGCGGTAGGGGTAGGCACCGCGCCCCCGGATGCCAATATGTTGATATCCGGTGCAAATGCCTTCTGTTCCACGGCTGCCTACACCATCTCTGGTGTACCTGCCGGCCAGACGGTTACCTGGTCGTTGAATACTACCAGCTATGCCAGCCTGGCGGCTTCCGGCAACGCTGTTACGCTCACCAAGACGGCGCAGGGCCCCATGGTACTGACGGCTTCCCTGCCATATTGTATCACTGCTTCCAAAAGTGTGAGCACGCAGCCGCTGATGAACCTGAGCAGCGCTATGAACGGCAGCTGCAACGGCTCTTACCAGGATTGGCTGATCTCTGCCAGCCCCAATATGCCGCTGAGCAACTACGTGTGGACGGCCCAACCCTCCGGCACTAATTCCAGCATTAATATTTACAACCCAAGCGGGTCTTCATCGTACGTAAGTGTGAGAGGTGGCGGCGGTATCACTATCACCGCAAAGGATGCCTGCAATGAAAACGTCCAGGACGGCGTTACGGTGTATGCGCCCTGCCCGCAGTCGTTCGCATTCTCCCTTTCTCCCAATCCTGCAGTGAGCACCGTAAATATCCAGCCCCGTTCCAGCACGGATGTGATGGCGGAGAAACTCGCAGTAACGCCGCAGATCACGCAGGT
- a CDS encoding tetratricopeptide repeat protein — protein MRYLLLIAGMACACLPAKAQDGKVKKMYEAQEYETLTTGYGQHPEMLSARSLYYVGMAYYLLEDDANCIKFMDKVIARDPKNARPHYIKGIVAFNQHQNDTAITDFKTAIALDSTVGEFYSELGDAYLEKQQPDLALDAFERAARKMKTPEHAYMMMANIYMDRNQSEKALEAYYNVKANMTTVTPPVKRALYNIGLLEMDFHRYDRSETAFKNLLLADPGDYEVYQKLVRVAYLQDNPDKAKNYKTKLYEAHNAGKLHGALDDGFCIDVFDWNGREVQAAERYQQGPSRSFFNKVVFYVNNGDRAERTVQLEYSALSIQQGGPMYVLCGNQGSTHYVYATGFNEGYKYADLKNAVLDILNGMVQPVSSTKLVE, from the coding sequence ATGCGGTATCTGCTGCTCATCGCCGGCATGGCCTGCGCCTGCCTGCCCGCCAAAGCCCAGGATGGTAAAGTGAAAAAAATGTACGAAGCCCAGGAGTATGAAACACTCACCACCGGCTACGGCCAGCACCCGGAAATGCTCTCGGCCCGCTCCCTGTACTATGTGGGCATGGCCTATTATCTCCTGGAAGATGATGCAAATTGCATAAAGTTCATGGACAAAGTGATTGCCCGGGACCCTAAGAACGCGCGCCCCCACTATATCAAAGGCATTGTAGCCTTTAACCAGCACCAGAACGATACGGCTATTACAGACTTCAAAACCGCCATCGCACTGGATTCTACGGTAGGAGAGTTTTATAGCGAACTGGGAGATGCCTATCTCGAAAAACAACAGCCCGACCTCGCCCTGGACGCCTTTGAGCGCGCCGCCCGCAAAATGAAAACGCCGGAACATGCCTACATGATGATGGCAAACATCTACATGGACCGAAACCAATCCGAAAAGGCCCTGGAAGCCTATTACAACGTAAAGGCAAACATGACCACCGTTACACCGCCGGTGAAACGCGCGCTGTATAACATCGGATTACTGGAAATGGATTTCCACCGCTACGACCGGTCAGAGACTGCTTTCAAAAACCTGCTGCTCGCAGATCCGGGCGATTATGAAGTCTACCAGAAACTGGTGCGCGTGGCTTACCTGCAGGACAATCCCGATAAAGCAAAGAATTATAAAACAAAACTCTACGAAGCACATAACGCCGGCAAGTTGCATGGTGCCCTGGATGATGGATTTTGCATAGATGTATTTGACTGGAACGGGAGGGAAGTACAGGCTGCAGAGCGCTACCAGCAAGGGCCCAGCCGGTCTTTCTTTAATAAAGTGGTCTTCTATGTAAACAATGGCGACCGGGCGGAACGCACCGTGCAGCTGGAATACTCTGCTTTGTCCATCCAGCAGGGAGGGCCTATGTATGTGTTGTGCGGTAACCAGGGTAGCACGCATTACGTGTACGCCACCGGCTTTAACGAAGGATATAAATATGCGGATCTGAAAAATGCAGTGCTGGATATACTGAACGGCATGGTGCAACCTGTTTCTTCCACGAAGCTGGTGGAATAA